From the Acidobacteriota bacterium genome, the window AGCTGTGCATGGAGTCCCTCCTGCTCGCGGCTAAGTGTTCTTGCGGACTTGTTGGATCGCGGCCACGATGTTGGCGTAGGCCCCGCAGCGGCAGATGTTGCCGCTCATCAGTTCCTTCACCGCCGCGTCCTCGGGACCGCACGGCTCCTTGAGCAATGCCACCGCCGACATGATCTGGCCGGACGTGCAATATCCGCACTGGTATCCGTCGTGGGCGACGAACGCGGCTTGCATGGGATGCAGCGCGTCGGGTGTGCCGAGGCCCTCGATGGTTGTGATCTCGTCGCCGTCGTGCATCAAGGCCAGGCTCAGGCATGAATTCACGCGCCGGCCATTCACGTGCACGGTACACGCGCCGCATTGCCCGTGATCGCAGCCCTTCTTTGTTCCGGTGAGAGCGACGGTCTCACGGACGCAATCCAGCAGCGTCGTCCGAGGGTCGACGCGCAGTTGGTGGTCCTTGCCGTTGATGCGTAGCGTGATGGGGACCGCGCCCGCGATGTTCGGGGCGTCCGCACTTGCCACGGCCGTGCCACTCTCTGCGGCGCTGCTGTTCGCGCGCGTGGGTACGTACGCAGCGATCACGGACGCTGCCGCAGTACTTCCCGTGGTCTTAAGGAATTTCCGGCGGGTGGGATTTGACGGGCCCGATCGTGGATCGTCGTCTGGCATAGGGCCTCCGTTCGGGTGAAGAGCCTATCGAAGCAACGGGGACGCTGTCCACCCCGATGTCGATGCCGGTGTGCTTTCGTGCCTGGTGGTGGATGGCGTCGAGCAATGTTCGTGCCTCGAGGCCGCGAATCCTGCCGCATGCTAAGCGGCTTCGGCCAGCGCAGCCTGGATGGCGGCGGTCAGGGTCTCGTATTCGAAGTCGGCGTCGTGACGGACGCCGTTGATGAAGAATGTCGGCGTGCCATTCACGCCGCTGCGGACGCCGCCGGCAAAATCGCGCTTCACCTTCTCCTGGAACTTGCGCGATTCGCTGTCGTTGACGAAACGCTTCATGTCCAAGCCCAACTCCTCGGCGCCGGCGACGATGTTCTCGCTGCTGAGGTCGTCCTGATTCTCGAACAACCAATCGTGCATCTCCCAGAACTTACCTTGCGCGCCGGCGGCTTCAGCGGCTTCCGCGGCGAGCTGGGCGTGGGGATGAGCGTTCGCGAGCGGGAAGTTGCGGAAGACGAAGCGCAGGTCATCGCCGAACTCCTCCTGCAACTGCTTGACGATGGGATAGGCGTGCCCGCAGTGTGGGCACTCATAGTCGCCATACTCCACCAGGGTAACGGCGGCGGTGGCTGGGCCTTGCACATGGTCGTCTGCGCCAACCGGTACTCTGAGTGTGGTCATGATGCCTTCTTCCGCTTGCTCTGCATCTCTTCGAGGGCTTCGAGGATGCCATCGGCGCCAGGATTCACGGCGACGGGCGAGCAGTAGCTCCAGGTGATGATGCCTTCAGGGTCGATGACAAAAAGCGCGCGCTCGGTGATGCCTTCCTGCTGGCGGTAAGCCCCGTATTTCCGCGCGACCTCGCCTTTGGGTTCGAAGTCGGAGAGCAGCGGGAAGTGCAGCTTGTTGGTGCGGGCGTAGGCGGCGTGGCACCAGGCGCCGTCGACCGAGATGCCGAGGAGCTCAGCCTTAAACTTCTGGAACTCGGGAAGGATCTCGTTGTAGAGCGCCATCTGGTCGCCGCAGACCGGGCTCCAGTCGGCGGGATAGAAGGCGAGCACGACGGGCTGGCCGCGCAACTCGGAGAGTGAAAGCGTTTGGTCAGGAGTGACGTGCAGGGTGAAATCAGGAGCCTTGGTGCCGGCCGGCAGGATTTGAGACTGAGGCATTCCTCACCTCGGGCGAAGCGAGAGTCGAGAGGACGCTCGGGAGCGTCCTCTCGCTAAAGCATAAATACTACGCCGCTTTGTCCGAGCCTGCATGCGGTGAGGCAGGCTGTGAAGATGGTTGCGACGAGGCCGATCCCGATAGTAGCTTGAGAGACGCTATGGCCAAGCGAGGGAAGCCGCGGACCACCGGACCGCGGACTGACGAACCGCGGACTGAAGAACCGCGGACTGAAGAACCGTCGATGTCCGATCAGGAGATCGACGCCAACCTGGAAGAGTCGTTTCCGGCGAGCGATCCACCCTCGTGGACGCTGGGCGTGGATCCCGAGCACCGTGCCGCGAACAAGAAAAAGAAGCCGGAGCGGCCAGGCAAACAAGGCAAGAAGTGACGACAGATCCTCCGCGCCTGCGGCGGGGCGCGAAGGATGACGAGACACAGCTATTGGTTGATGTTCGCGTGCGATATCCAGACCCAGCCCGCGGACGTCTTCTGCCAGACGCTCATGTGCGGGTTCGCCTTACCGGCCTGCGACTTCCCGTCGATGACCTCATCGCTCGCGGCACGGTAGGTGATGATGAGCAGGTCGCCCGAACGCGTGACCTTGAAGTCGGTGAAGGTGGGCGCCTTGGTCATGTGAAGGTTCTTGATGAGCTCGAGTTCGCCGGCGCGGTCGCGCGCGCCATCGGAGTGCAGGGATTGAAAGTGCGGCGCGATGTGCGCGCCGAGGGACGCCCAGTCTTTCGCCACCATCCAGTCAAACATCTGGCGTTCGAGCTTCTCGGCGGTGGCGGCGCCGGAATCCTTAGCGGTTGCAGTGGAGACGGCGAGCGTGAGGGCGAGTGCGAGCAGAAAGAATTTGGTTTTCATGGCGGGGGAGGATAGCACCTCCGCGACCGTTTGGTCAGCTGCGGGACCGATACCCCAGCTGGCGAAATCGCTGGGGCCCCTCGGTCACTCAGCATGACCCTGCTAAAAGGCGTTGCAGGCGTGTCCTACTCCATTTTGCGCAGCGGGACGAGCGCGGTCAGGCGTGGATCGCGCAGATAGAGGCCGAGCCAGACCAGGACTCCCATGGTGACCGCCATCGGCCAGCCCGGGTCGTTGATCCGGACATGGGTGGCGACCGCGCCGCCGAGGTATCCAGTCATCAGGATGGCGCCGAGCACCGCTGTCTGTGGTATGGCGTAGATGAGCGCCGAGCCGATCTCGAGGATGGAGATGAGCAGGATGGATTCTTCCTGGTAGCCGAATTTCTTCATGCCCTCGACGACTTGCGGCGGTTTGCCGAGGCTCATGATGCCGCCGCCGATCATGAACAGGACAGGGATGGCGGAGAGGACGCGGCCGGTCCAGAGCTTGCCGCGGGATGGTTGCGTCGCAGTATTCATGTGACCTCGCTAGAAGATTGATGTAACGGCGCTGCGTTGGGCTTCAGTTTCTTCTCGCTTCGGGTGAGCGGGGTCGCCCGCCTCCCCCACGAATTTGCCTAGGGCTTTGGCTTTTCGGCGCCGTGGCCGTGCGGCTTGTATTGCTCGGTCCCGGTCTTGCTGTGGGTGACGTCGTCGTAGAGCGCGTCGATCCAGTCCTCGCTCTTGATGAAGCGCCCGCCGTACGTCTTCTCCCAGGCCGCGAGCAGCTTCGCCTGCTTCATCTGCGCGGGTGTCTGTTTCTTGGCGACCGCGGCGGCGACGACGGCGCGCGTGTCTTTCATCATCTGGATGAAGGTGCGAACGTCGGCGGCGGTGGAGAGTGGGCCGTGTCCGGGAATGAACTTGGCGTCAGCGGGGACGGTGGCGAGGACTTTCTCACACCCGGCGATCATGCCCGAGACGGAGCCGCCGTTCTCGACGTCGACGAAGGGAAAGCCGTAGGTGACGAAGTCATCGCCCATGTGCACCACATTGGCCTTGGGAAAGAAGATGACGCTGTCGCCATCGGTGTGGCCGGCGGGGAAGTGGATGGCGCGGATGTCCTCGCCGTTCAGGTGCACGGTGAGGCGATCGTTGAAGGTGATGATGGGGAGCGCATCCTTGGGCGCGGGCGGCGTGGGTCTGTTGAACTTCTTGATTTCCGTGCCGGCGGCGAGGCGTTTGCGCACGTTCTCCTGCGCGATGATGGTGGAGCCCGACTTGGCCATCAACTCGTTCCCGCCGGTGTGGTCGCCGTGATAATGCGTGTTGAGGATGAAACGCACCGGCTTGTCGGTCACGGTCTTGAGCGCGGCCTGGAGCTTAGGAACGAGGGGAGCGAATTCGTCGTCGATGACGACGACGCCGTCCTCGCCGATGGAGGCGCCGATGTTGCCGCCGGCGCCGATCAGCATGTAGACGCCGTCCGCGACCTTCTGCACTTTGATCTCGACCTTGCTGAAATCGTCTTGCTGGGCAGCGGCTACGCCGACGAGAGCGCACAGCACGAAGAGGACTATGAGTTTGCGCATACGTTCTCCTGTTGTGCTCTTGTTGTGAAGAGCGGAAGTCTAGCAGACCCCTACGGCGTGTAGCTGGCGGGGTCTTCGCCTTCGTGTCCGGCGGGAAGCAGGGGCGCGGGCTTCAGGTCGTAAGGCAGCTCGAGGTCAGCCCAGGTCGCCACCGAATCCACTTCGAGCTTGGCGACGTTGCCGTAGAAAGCCATCTTGGTGACGTAGGCGCCGGCGTCGTCGGATGAGGTCTCGGAGTAGGAGGCCGGTTCGAGCTGATGTCCGGCGGCGTCATAGGCGCGGACGGGATGCAGAGCGCCGGAGACGTCGGGGACTTGGAGGGCTTCCTTGTCGAGGTTGACGAAAGGTCCGTTGATCTTCACCGCGTACTCTTTCGCGCCGGGCTTCAGCGGAGTGAAGGTGCGGGTGGTCACGGCCAGCGGATACTTCAGCTTGACCTTGCCGGTGACGTGGGCAAACCCGGCGATGACGTCGTTGTTGTCGGGGACGCGGAAACGGATCTCGTCGGAGAAGCGCTCATCGTTGTAGCCGCCGCGCTCGATCTCGACGGTGACCGGCTCGCCGGCGTCGTTGGCGAGGGTAGGGTCGGGGAAGTCGATCGTGCTGTAGACGCTGTTGCCGACCTTGGGAAGGAGCAGGCGCACTTCCGGCGTGTTGTATCCGAACATCGCGTAGCTGCGCGCGGGAACGATCTTGATGGCGTCGCGCAACTCGGCATCGGTGAAGGTTTTGAAGGTGTGCGGGACTTCTTTGGCGAACTTCGGCTTGGCGGTGAGCTGGGCGCGCGTGGGGAGTTGGGCGACGCCCGAGGCGCACAGGAACATGAGGATGGCAAGCAGTCCGTAGCGGCGCATGCGTTATCTCCTTAAGGGATGGCGGGCGCAATTGTACGCCGTGGGTAACCGAGTCCGAAGGCTTCCGCTTCTGCGCGCATCGGTTTAGCATCGAATGAGCATGGAGACCCCGGCACTGCTGCGCTCGTTGCGGTACCGCAACTACCGGCTGTTCTTTACCGGGCAACTCATCTCGCTGATCGGCACGTGGATGGACACCGTCGCCGAAGCGTGGCTCGTCTACCGGCTCTCGCACTCTCCTTTATTACTAGGCGTGGCGGCATTCGCCAGCCAGATCCCCGTTTTCCTGCTTGCGCCCATCGGCGGGCTGATCGCCGACCGCTACGACCGGCGGAAGATCCTGATCTGGACGCAGGCGCTGAGCATGGTGCAGGCGATGATCTTGGCCATCCTGACGCTCACGCACGTGGTGACCATCTGGCACGTGATCGTGCTGGCGGCGGGACTCGGCATCGTGAACGCCATCGACATGCCGACGCGCCAGGCCTTTGTGGTGGACCTGGTGAGCCGCGACGACCTGATGAACGCCATCGCGCTGAACTCCTCGATGTTCAATGGCGCGCGCGTGATCGGCCCGGCGGTGGCGGGCATCATCGTAGCGGCCATCGGCGAAGGCTGGTGCTTCTTTGCCAACTCGGTGAGCTACATCGCGGTAATCGCCGGATTGTGGATGATGACGAACGGGCCGAGCGCCTACCCGCGAGCGGCGCACGAGGGCGCCCTACTGCAGATCAAGGAAGGCTTTCGCTTCGTGATGGGCGAGAAGCCGGTGCGGGCGCTGCTGTCGCTGCTGGCGGTGGTGAGTTTGTTCGGGATGTCGTATTCCGTCCTGATGCCGGTATTCGCCGACCAGGTCCTGCACGCCGGCCCGCGCGGGCTGGGCCTGCTGATGGGCTGCGCGGGCATCGGCGCCCTGGGCGGCGCGATATCGCTGGCACTGAAGAAGGAAGTGAAAGGACTGGGACGCTGGATCGTGCTGGGCGCGTGTGGATTCGGAGTGGCGCTCATCATCTTTGGCCAGTCGCGGATGACATGGCTCTCGTGCGCGGTGCTGCTGGGTGCGGGCTACGCGATGATGGTGCAGATGTCGTCGTCGAACACGCTCATCCAGTCGATGGTGCCGAACCACCTGCGCGGACGGGTGATGGCGCTCTACACCGCCACCTTCATGGGCATGGCTCCGGTGGGGGCGCTGCTCAGTGGCACGCTGGCGCAGCATATCGGCGCCTCGTATACCGTCGCATTCGGAGGAGTGGCGTGCATCGTGGCGGGAGGCTTGTTCGGCGTGGTGCTGCCCTCGCTGCGGCCGCTCGCGCGGCGGCTGATCGTGGCGCAGCAGGCGGAGGCGGCGGCGCCGACGCAGCCGTGAACGAGTTGCGAGTAGCTCAAAAAGCGGTATGATTTGGGGCTCTCCCTTGCAGTCTGTGCGTTTCGCAGTCCACCAGGAGCGACATTTGGACGAGACGACACCGCAATCAAAATCCGAGATCGCGCGGCGCTTGCCGCGACATGACACCGACAACCGCGTGGTGCTGACGGTGCCGAAGGCAGATGGGCCGGAGAAGGTGCGCGGGCGCGCCTCGAACATCAGCGAAGCCGGGTTCGGCGTGGTGCTGGCGGGCGAACTGCAGATCGGCGACGTGGTGCAGGCCCGGCTGGTGCTGCAGGCGCTGGCCGATCCGCTGGAGGTGACGGCGCAGGTGAAGAACCGTCATGGCTTCAGCCATGGTTTCGCGTTCGTGAACATCACGGCGGAGCAGCGCCGGACGGTGATGCGCTACCTGCGCGCAGCGTCCCATGAAGACACCATGAGCCTGGAAGACGCGCATGCGATGAACGCCCAACATGCGGCTGACCCGGAGGAGACGACAGCGAAGCTCCGCTTCTCGCCGGAGGCATACGCGCCCAAGCCGGACGGCCACGAGTCGACGGACGCGAGGGAAGAGAAGCGGGATGGCGGCGAGTAATCCGTTACCGGACCCGAAGTGGAAGAACGCGCGCAGCTTTCCGCGCTTCGCCACCGACCTGCCGGTGCAGGTCGAGGTGCTGGGCGGAGGCGAGACGCTCGCGGGACGTCTGCTGGACATCGGACTGGGTGGCGCTTGCGTGCTGCTGGAGGCGAGCGGTCTGCCCGCGCGCCAGAAGGTGGTGCTGGAGTTCCGTTTCCCGATGAGCTCCGCGCCGTTGCGGCTGCGCGCGACCTTGCGGCATCGCCATCGTGAGGATCATTACGGGTTTCAGTTCGTCGAGGTGCGGGGCGAGGAGCGCGAGACGATCCGGCGCGCGTGCGCGGGACTAAGGATCGTCTAGCGGGTCTTTTGTCAGTGGCAGGACAGCCAAGATGCTTCGTCGCTGCCTGGCCGGCGGGAAAAAGCGCGCCCTCGCGATGCTCCCCTCTGCATGACCCATCCTAAAAGAATGATTGTGGCGGGGAATGACAGGGCGGCACGCATGACCGAAAGCTGCCGGATGTGTTAGAAAAGTTAGCGGAAGCCAAACGGAGGAAACCTTGACGAGCAGCACGGGTCGTCCCAAGCCAAAGGTGTTGGTGGTCGACGACGCACGCGTGATCGCCGATACGCTAGCCATCATCCTGGGACAGAATGGCTATGATTCCACCGCCGCCTACACCGGCCAAGAAGCGGTGGAGAAGGCCAAGGCGGTGCAGCCCGACCTGGTCATCAGCGACGTGATCATGCCCGACATGAATGGCATCGAGGCAGCGATACAGATCCGGAGGATGCTGCCCAAGTGTAAGATCCTGCTGTTCTCGGGACAGGCGGCCACTGCCGACCTGCTGGAGAATGCGCGGCAGCAAGGCCATGAGTTCGAGATCCTGGCAAAGCCGGTGCATCCGGCAGACTTGCTGGCAAAGTTAAAGAGCTAGGTGTTAGTTCTGAGCTGCGAGTGGCCGCGAGAGCGGCCATTTTTGTTTTGGGAGCGAAGCATCTTAAGGGTGTGAGATGCTTCGTCGCTGTTCGGCGGCTGGAGAAAACGCGGCCTCACGACGCTCCTCAGCCTGACCCTTCAAGAAGGTAGTCAGAGTTCGCGGCGGCCTTCCATGGCTTTGAGCATGGTGACTTCGTCGGCGTACTCGATGTCGGAGCCGACGGGGATGCCCATGGCGATACGCGTCACTTTCACGGTAGGACGCTTGATCGTCTTCGAGAGATACATCGCGGTGGCTTCGCCTTCGACGGTCGGGTTGGTCGCGATGATGACTTCATCGACCTCGCCCTGGTCGATGCGTTTCGTCAGGTTCGAGATGCGGAGATGCTCCGGGCCCACGCCGTGCAGCGGCGAGATGGAGCCGTGCAGTACGTGATAGACGCCGTTGAAGTGGCGCGTCTTCTCGATGGCCGCGATGTTGGTGGGCTCCTCGACCACGCAGACCAGCCGCAGGTTGCGCGTGGGGCTGGTGCAGTAGGTGCAGGGATCGACGTCGGTGATGTTGTTGCAGATGGAGCAGAGGCGGAGTTTTTCCTTGACGTCGCGGACGGCGGCGGCGAGGGCCTGCGCGTCATCTTCGGATGAGCGCAGGATGTGGAAAGCGAGGCGTTGCGCGGACTTCCCGCCGATGCCGGGCAGTTTCTTGAGCTCGTCGATGAGGCGGGACATGGGTTCGGCGAATTTAGACATCACATTCCTGGCATGCCCATGCCGCCGAGCATGCCGCCGACGGTGGACTTCATCTCGTCATCGATCTTGCGGGCGGCTTCGTTGATGGCGGCGAGCACGAGGTCTTGCAGCATCTCGACGTCGCCGGACTTGACCACCTCGGGATCGATGGTGATGGCGAGCAACTGTTTCTGTCCGTTCATGCGGACGCGGATGCTGCCGCCACCGGCGGTGGCGTCGATCACCGTCTCCTGCATCTTCTTCTGCAGCGACTCGTATTGCTGTTTCGCCTGCGACATCAGGCGTTGAAGGTCGAACCCACCCATGGTTATTTAGCCTCTAAAGGCGAAAAGGCCTTTTTCTTTAAAGCTAAAACGAGTTACTTCTTGTTCCTGTGGTCGATGACGCTGCGGATCTCGGCGTTGAACTTTTCCTGCATGCGGCGGACGACGGGCTCGTCGGCCGCGCGTCCGCGAGGCGGCGCAGCGGACGGCGCCTGCGGGTTGGCAGTGGATACGTTGCCACCTTTGGCGCGGTCGCCGTTGGCGGGCGTGCCGCCACCATTCGCGGCGTCGGCGTTGGTATTGGCGTTGGCGCTGCCCACGCCGACGACCTTGATGCGCAGCAGCCGGCCGGCGGCTTGGTTGACCGCGGCAGTCAGCAGGCGCTTGGGCTCGGGCCCGAGCGCCATCTCTACGATGGTCGGAGACTTTGGGACGTCGATGACGAGCTCGCCCGCGGCAAGCCTCCATTCGCCTTCGCTGAGCATGTAGGCGAGGGTGCGCTGTCCGGCTGACTCGAGCGCGGCGACGATCTTTTGGCGGAGTGAATCGGGCGACAAGTCGGCGGGTTCCGGAGGCGGCTCCGCGAGGCCAACGGCAGTCGCGGCGGCCGGCCGGGCGCTACTCGGTTCCGTCTTTGCTTCGGACTTCGTCTCCGACTTCCGCGCGCGGTCGGCTTCGAAGGGCGAGACGCGCGGCGGCGCAGCGTCACGCGGCTTGGCGGCGGATGTCGCGCCCGCCGCTACAGCCGGCGGGACGCCGGCGCTAAGGGTCGGCGCGGGGAGTGAAAGCGAACGCGCCGGCAGCGCGGCGCCGCTCAGCCACTGCTCGAGCGGCAGCAGGCGCTGCGCGTGGACCATCTTCAAGATGCCAAGCTCCAAGTGGAAGCGCTGTTCCTGGCGGTAGCCCAGCTCGTCGTGGGTGCGAAGCATGATGGCGAGGAAGCGCGAGAGGTCTTCTTCCGAGAACTTTTCGGCGATGCGCGCGACGCGCGCACGTTCGTCCGCCGATATCTGGAGCAGCGGAGAATCGCTGCTCGCGACCTTGGCGACCACTGCGTTGCGCAGGAAGCGGACGAGCTGGCGGGCGAAGTGTGTAGGACTCTGGCCTTCGGTGGTGAGCTTGTCGATGAGGCGCAGCGCGTCGTCGGCCGAGTTGTGACCGATGGCGTCCATGACCTGCTCGAGCGTCTCGGCCGGCACCGCGCCCACGAGCTCGCGGACGAGCTCGGCGGTGAGCGTGTTACCGCAGCAGGCGATGGCCTGGTCCATGATGCTGAGCGCGTCGCGCATGGAGCCGTCGCCGGCCTCAGCCAGCACGGCGAGCGCGTTGTCGTCGACTTTGATCTTTTCCTGCTTCGCGATGTCGCGGAGCTGGGTGACAATGTCCGCGAACTTGACCGCGTGAAAGCTGAAGTGCTGACAGCGCGAGCGGATGGTCTGCGGGATGTCTTCGGGCTGCGTGGTCGCCAGCATGAAGACGACCCACGGCGGCGGCTCTTCCAGCGTCTTCAAGAGCGCGTTGAAGGCGGCCTCGGTGATCTGGTGAGCTTCGTCGAGGATGAAGATGCGGTAGCGATCGCCGCGCGCGGGCTGGCCTTCGCTGGTGGCGATGATGCTGCGGACCTCATCGATGCCGCGGTTGGTGGCGGCATCGATCTCGATCACGTTCATGGCGCCGACCGCGCCCTCGCGGATCTCGCGGCAGGAATCGCATACGCCGCAAGGCTCGGCCTGCGGTCCGTTGCCGGCCTTGCAGTTCAGCGCCATGGCGAGGATGCGCGCGACGGTGGTCTTGCCGATGCCGCGGTGTCCCGAGAAGATGTAGCCGTGGGCGATGCGAGACTGAGCGATGGCGTTCATCAGGGTGCGCGTGACGTGTTCCTGACCAATGACGTCAGAGAACTTTTGCGGACGATATTTGCGCGCGAGGACCTGGTAGCTCATGGGGAATCTTGATTATAGCTTGGCTCGGAGTCGCGTCATGGCCTAGATCCCGGTTGCGATAGGGGTTCTTCGACTCGGTCGCCGCGGCGACCTCGCTCAGCATTGACAGGTGCGGCCACGGTGGCGGGCGCGAAGGATGACACTCCGACCCAGTGCGGTGGCTTGCTTGCAAACAGCGGTCGGGAGTCATAGGATGTGCGTCCTGTACTGCCGTTCACCCCTTGTCGGCAGGAGGTTGGGAAATGAGCTTGAAAATAACCACCAAGCAGGCGGATGGCGTGGCGGTCGTCCACTGCAATGGCAGGATCGTGTTCGGGGAAGAGGCCGCCAGCCTGCGCGAGCAGGTGAAGAACCTGCTGACCACGCAGAAGAACATCGTGTTGAACCTGGGCGGCGTGAGCTACATCGATAGCGGCGGGCTCGGCACGCTGGTGGGCCTGTACACCTCGGCGCGCGCGGCCGGCGGCGACATCAAGCTGGCGAACCTGACGCAGCGGGTGGGCGATCAACTGCAGATCACCAAGCTGGTGACGGTGTTCGAAGTCTTCGACAGCGAAGAAAAAGCTGTCAACTCGTTCAAGACCGCCGCGACGGCATAGCGGTATCCCAGCCCAGATGCTTCGTTTCTGCTCGCGAGTGGAGAGAACGCTCGCTCGCCCGCCGCGGCGGGCTCCTCAGCATGACCCAGCAATAGGATCTGTTCCAGACATCAAGCCGCAGTCCGCTGCGGCTTTTTCTTTGTGGCGAAAGTGGTCTTGGCGGCGGCCTGCTTGCGTTTTGCCTCGCGGGCCAGCCGCTTGAGGCGCGCGACCTCCTCGAGCTCATACATCGTCCCGCGGCAATCCTTTGCCCCGCAGTAGCAGGGGGCGCCGTTGAGGTCGTCCCCGTCGTAGAGGTTGTAGTCGTAGGTAAGTTCTTCCTCGGGCGCGATGTCGCGGATGGCGACGATCCAGACGCGTCCGTCGATCTCGTCAGTCTCGCAGTTGGGAGCGCAGGAGTGATTGACGAAGGCGGCCATGCCGTGACCGTCGATGATCTGCTTGTCGCCCTCCATGCCGAAGAGATAGGTGGATGACTGGCCCGCATAGAGATGGACGCACTCTTCCGGCTTGAAGCGCGGGCCGGTGTATTCGACCACCAGGGTCCCTTTCGCGATGGGTGCGGTGGTGTAGCAGCCGGCAGCGTGGATCTGCGACGAGCGGATGATGAGTCCCATAGGCCCGATGATCGGATGCCATCCCAGCTCGGAGAGTTCGAACGGCGCCGGCGGGATCAGACTGGTCAATCTTGGCATTGGTGTTTGGCGACGTGCTGCTCGATGGCGGTGGCGGCACGGTTGATCTTGCGTCGCAGGAACCCATCGTAGTCGAAGGCGTTGGGACGGTCGGGACGCGCGAGATCCTTGCGCTCGCGCGCCTTGTTGCGACGGTCTTCGAGCTCCTTGCGGAGCGCCTGGGCTTCCGAGCGCAGGCGGATAAGTTCGTCACATTCCATAGGAGGCGGAATTATAACGCGGTCAGCGGCGGCAGTAGCGCTGCAGGTCGGGCGGCGGAAGCTTCGGGATATCTTCGAATTCACCCGGCCATCCAGCACGACCGCGGCCGTTGGTGCGAAAGCGGGTTAGGGTTTTTGCGGTTGTGCCGGGTCGACGATCAAACCCGTCCGCGGCGTGACGCCGGGAACGGTGGGTGTGCGGTTGACCACGCCGACCTCGGAATCGGCCAGTGAGATGTTGTTGTGTTCGAGCGTCAAGCCAGTCACGCGATCGAGCTCGACTCGCGACTTCTCATACGCCGTCATAGCCAGGACGACGTTCGATGCCGACTGCGCCAGGTCGCGCTGCGCCTGCAGCACGAGCGTGTTGGTGGAAGCGCCGAGCGCGTACTTCTTCTGTTCGGCTTCGAGCGATTGCTGGGCCAGATCCTGACCCTTCTGCGCGGCCTCGACGCGAGCGCGGTTCTGTTGCAGCGCGTACTGCGTGTTGCGCACCTCGATGGAGACCTGGTTCTGGAGCTGCTGCAGGCGCATCTGCGCCTGGCGGTATTCCAGCTCGGAGCGCACCTGGTCGGCCTGCGCGGCGCGATTGCGGATGGGGATGGTGAGGCTCATGCCCACGCCGTAGTCGGGGAAGTTATTGGTGAAGAGCTGGTGGAAGGATTGCGGGAAGCCGGTGCGCTGGATGGAGCCGATGGGGATGCAATTCAGCGGATCTGCAGTGGGTTGCCCGCAAGTGTTACCGATGTTCTGTTGTCCGCCGAGGCCGGCGGCGCCATACCAGGCGTTGAGATCGGCGCTGGGCAGCAGGGCATTGCGCGCGGAC encodes:
- a CDS encoding DsbA family protein, which codes for MTTLRVPVGADDHVQGPATAAVTLVEYGDYECPHCGHAYPIVKQLQEEFGDDLRFVFRNFPLANAHPHAQLAAEAAEAAGAQGKFWEMHDWLFENQDDLSSENIVAGAEELGLDMKRFVNDSESRKFQEKVKRDFAGGVRSGVNGTPTFFINGVRHDADFEYETLTAAIQAALAEAA
- a CDS encoding MBL fold metallo-hydrolase, whose translation is MRKLIVLFVLCALVGVAAAQQDDFSKVEIKVQKVADGVYMLIGAGGNIGASIGEDGVVVIDDEFAPLVPKLQAALKTVTDKPVRFILNTHYHGDHTGGNELMAKSGSTIIAQENVRKRLAAGTEIKKFNRPTPPAPKDALPIITFNDRLTVHLNGEDIRAIHFPAGHTDGDSVIFFPKANVVHMGDDFVTYGFPFVDVENGGSVSGMIAGCEKVLATVPADAKFIPGHGPLSTAADVRTFIQMMKDTRAVVAAAVAKKQTPAQMKQAKLLAAWEKTYGGRFIKSEDWIDALYDDVTHSKTGTEQYKPHGHGAEKPKP
- a CDS encoding PilZ domain-containing protein, which translates into the protein MDETTPQSKSEIARRLPRHDTDNRVVLTVPKADGPEKVRGRASNISEAGFGVVLAGELQIGDVVQARLVLQALADPLEVTAQVKNRHGFSHGFAFVNITAEQRRTVMRYLRAASHEDTMSLEDAHAMNAQHAADPEETTAKLRFSPEAYAPKPDGHESTDAREEKRDGGE
- a CDS encoding redoxin domain-containing protein — encoded protein: MPQSQILPAGTKAPDFTLHVTPDQTLSLSELRGQPVVLAFYPADWSPVCGDQMALYNEILPEFQKFKAELLGISVDGAWCHAAYARTNKLHFPLLSDFEPKGEVARKYGAYRQQEGITERALFVIDPEGIITWSYCSPVAVNPGADGILEALEEMQSKRKKAS
- a CDS encoding DoxX family protein, producing the protein MNTATQPSRGKLWTGRVLSAIPVLFMIGGGIMSLGKPPQVVEGMKKFGYQEESILLISILEIGSALIYAIPQTAVLGAILMTGYLGGAVATHVRINDPGWPMAVTMGVLVWLGLYLRDPRLTALVPLRKME
- a CDS encoding MFS transporter; amino-acid sequence: MSMETPALLRSLRYRNYRLFFTGQLISLIGTWMDTVAEAWLVYRLSHSPLLLGVAAFASQIPVFLLAPIGGLIADRYDRRKILIWTQALSMVQAMILAILTLTHVVTIWHVIVLAAGLGIVNAIDMPTRQAFVVDLVSRDDLMNAIALNSSMFNGARVIGPAVAGIIVAAIGEGWCFFANSVSYIAVIAGLWMMTNGPSAYPRAAHEGALLQIKEGFRFVMGEKPVRALLSLLAVVSLFGMSYSVLMPVFADQVLHAGPRGLGLLMGCAGIGALGGAISLALKKEVKGLGRWIVLGACGFGVALIIFGQSRMTWLSCAVLLGAGYAMMVQMSSSNTLIQSMVPNHLRGRVMALYTATFMGMAPVGALLSGTLAQHIGASYTVAFGGVACIVAGGLFGVVLPSLRPLARRLIVAQQAEAAAPTQP
- a CDS encoding response regulator, whose protein sequence is MTSSTGRPKPKVLVVDDARVIADTLAIILGQNGYDSTAAYTGQEAVEKAKAVQPDLVISDVIMPDMNGIEAAIQIRRMLPKCKILLFSGQAATADLLENARQQGHEFEILAKPVHPADLLAKLKS
- a CDS encoding PilZ domain-containing protein; this translates as MAASNPLPDPKWKNARSFPRFATDLPVQVEVLGGGETLAGRLLDIGLGGACVLLEASGLPARQKVVLEFRFPMSSAPLRLRATLRHRHREDHYGFQFVEVRGEERETIRRACAGLRIV
- the recR gene encoding recombination mediator RecR: MSKFAEPMSRLIDELKKLPGIGGKSAQRLAFHILRSSEDDAQALAAAVRDVKEKLRLCSICNNITDVDPCTYCTSPTRNLRLVCVVEEPTNIAAIEKTRHFNGVYHVLHGSISPLHGVGPEHLRISNLTKRIDQGEVDEVIIATNPTVEGEATAMYLSKTIKRPTVKVTRIAMGIPVGSDIEYADEVTMLKAMEGRREL
- a CDS encoding nuclear transport factor 2 family protein; its protein translation is MKTKFFLLALALTLAVSTATAKDSGAATAEKLERQMFDWMVAKDWASLGAHIAPHFQSLHSDGARDRAGELELIKNLHMTKAPTFTDFKVTRSGDLLIITYRAASDEVIDGKSQAGKANPHMSVWQKTSAGWVWISHANINQ
- a CDS encoding 2Fe-2S iron-sulfur cluster-binding protein, whose translation is MPDDDPRSGPSNPTRRKFLKTTGSTAAASVIAAYVPTRANSSAAESGTAVASADAPNIAGAVPITLRINGKDHQLRVDPRTTLLDCVRETVALTGTKKGCDHGQCGACTVHVNGRRVNSCLSLALMHDGDEITTIEGLGTPDALHPMQAAFVAHDGYQCGYCTSGQIMSAVALLKEPCGPEDAAVKELMSGNICRCGAYANIVAAIQQVRKNT